From the genome of Anoplopoma fimbria isolate UVic2021 breed Golden Eagle Sablefish chromosome 1, Afim_UVic_2022, whole genome shotgun sequence, one region includes:
- the coq8b gene encoding atypical kinase COQ8B, mitochondrial translates to MMLSEVLQVLRGAGKVGSALVTTQGEHLRLMACNCTMGAGVKVAQDAVEGLVGNFMGGSTPSPKEDVFPDIEGWENVDPDEASKWAMGSDFPSDVSEQSQTEAGAAAEMPTGVPPSPGAAPSGTGWPGQGARFLHTTSSIHRYYYQTRSVHDTVVARLSPEDIKKAREAKQALVKPVRQKLSERARERKVPATRISRLVNFGGLAVGLGIGAIAEVAKQSLGGKQKGDEGALLDSPLLSEANAERIVNTLCKVRGAALKIGQMFSIQDNNFINPQLQKIFERVRQSADFMPVWQMNKVLEEELGQGWRDKLSSFEDRPFAAASIGQVHHGVLKDGREIAMKIQYPGVAESIHSDINNLMSVLKMSVALPGGLFADSSLEVLQRELAWECDYKREAECAKKFRSMLEGNEYFQIPKVIDELSGRRVLAMELVQGVPLDRCVDLDQETRNEICYKILQLCLREVFEFRFMQTDPNWANFFYNSDTNKVVLLDFGACRGYDASFTDDYIQVVHAASVGDRATVLSKSKELKFLTGFEAKAFEDAHVEAVMILGEAFASVEPFDFGTQSTTQRVQSLLPVMLRHRLTPPPEESYSLHRKMAGSFLICSKLKARISCKEMFIDVYNNYNQRRQEEQEAQISA, encoded by the exons A tGATGCTCTCAGAAGTCCTGCAGGTGCTGCGCGGGGCAGGTAAAGTGGGGTCTGCCCTGGTCACCACTCAGGGTGAACATCTCCGATTGATGGCCTGCAACTGCACCATGGGAGCAGGGGTCAAAGTGGCTCAGGATGCAGTGGAAGGACTGGTGGGCAACTTTATGGGCGGCAGCACTCCG TCACCAAAGGAGGATGTGTTTCCGGACATAGAGGGTTGGGAGAATGTGGACCCTGACGAAGCATCAAAATGGGCCATGGGGTCCGATTTCCCCTCTGATGTTTCGGAGCAAAGCCAAACAGaagctggagctgcagcagagatgcCTACAG GAGTTCCTCCGTCTCCGGGGGCGGCTCCGTCAGGGACCGGCTGGCCGGGACAGGGCGCTCGCTTCCTCCATACGACCTCCAGCATCCACCGGTACTACTACCAGACCAGGTCTGTCCACGACACGGTAGTGGCCAGACTCAGCCCAGAGGACATCAAGAAAGCCAGGGAGGCCAAGCAGGCTCTGGTCAAACCTGTCAGACAGAAG CTGAGTGAGCGTGCCAGAGAGAGGAAGGTTCCCGCCACAAGAATCAGCAGGCTGGTTAATTTTGGGG GTCTGGCAGTAGGACTCGGGATCGGTGCCATCGCAGAAGTGGCAAAACAGTCGCTGGGAGGCAAACAAAAAGGAG ATGAGGGTGCTTTGTTagactctcctctcctgtcagaGGCCAATGCAGAGAGAATAGTCAACACACTGTGCAAAGTCCGCGGGGCTGCGCTCAAGATCGGACAGATGTTCAGCATTCAAG acAACAACTTCATCAACCCTCAGCTGCAGAAGATCTTTGAGAGGGTCCGGCAGAGCGCAGACTTCATGCCCGTCTGGCAGATGAAC AAAGTTCTGGAGGAGGAACTCGGGCAGGGCTGGCGGGATAAGCTCTCGTCCTTCGAGGACAGACCGTTTGCTGCAGCATCCATCGGCCAGGTGCATCATGGGGTGTTAAAAGACGGGAGAGAGATCGCCATGAAGATCCAG TACCCCGGAGTGGCCGAGAGCATCCACAGTGACATCAACAACCTGATGTCCGTCCTGAAAATGAGCGTGGCCCTACCAGGAG gTCTGTTTGCCGACAGCAGCTTAGAGGTTCTTCAGAGGGAGCTGGCATGGGAGTGCGACTATAAGAGGGAGGCCGAGTGTGCCAAGAAGTTCAG GTCCATGCTGGAGGGAAATGAGTACTTCCAAATCCCCAAGGTGATCGATGAGCTGTCGGGCCGCAGGGTGCTGGCCATGGAGCTGGTGCAAGGAGTCCCACTGGACCGCTGCGTAGACCTGGACCAGGAGACCAGGAACGAG aTCTGTTACAAAATCCTCCAGCTGTGTCTCAGGGAGGTGTTTGAGTTCAGGTTCATGCAGACAGATCCAAACTGGGCCAACTTCTTCTACAACTCGGACACCAACAAG GTCGTTCTGTTGGACTTTGGAGCGTGCAGAGGCTACGACGCATCATTCACAGATGACTACATACAG gtggtGCACGCAGCCTCCGTGGGAGATCGAGCCACCGTTCTTTCAAAATCAAAGGAGCTGAAATTCCTGACAGGCTTCGAGGCCAAG GCCTTCGAGGACGCTCACGTGGAGGCGGTGATGATCCTCGGCGAGGCCTTCGCGTCCGTGGAGCCCTTCGACTTCGGCACCCAGAGCACCACCCAGCGGGTCCAGAGCCTCCTCCCCGTCATGCTGCGCCACCGCCTCACCCCTCCGCCCGAGGAGTCGTACTCCCTCCACCGCAAGATGGCCGGCTCCTTCCTCATCTGCTCCAAACTGAAGGCGCGCATATCGTGCAAGGAAATGTTCATAGATGTGTACAACAACTACAACcagaggaggcaggaggagcaggaagcaCAGATCAGTGCTTAG